The following proteins are encoded in a genomic region of Xenopus laevis strain J_2021 chromosome 3L, Xenopus_laevis_v10.1, whole genome shotgun sequence:
- the klhl25.L gene encoding kelch-like protein 25 isoform X1 — protein sequence MAVTRSLTQISCRKCNMALTVIMSVSVHENRKSRTSTGSMNISLYHKLSHSECVLNHLNTMRKQRLFTDMTLWAGNRSFPCHRAVLAACSPYFEAMFSNGLRESLDNTVNFHNSLHPEVLELLLDFAYSSKIIINEENAESLLEAGDMLQFHDVRDAACEFLEKNLYPSNCLGMMILSDAHQCQRLYELSLRMCLSNFATLHNTEDFSSLSKDMLLDLISSDELEIEDEQVVFNAVLHWVKEDLDKRKDYFPELLRNVRLALLPSELLKEAVVCEDLIIADERSKLIMDEAVQCKKKILQNDGVVTSLCAKPRKAGHTLLILGGQTFMCDKIYQLDHKAKEIIPKADLPSPRKEFSACAIGCKVYITGGRGSENGVSKDVWVYDTIHEEWSKSAPMLIARFGHGSAELDNCLYVVGGHTAVAGVFPASPSVSLKQVEKYDPLPNKWTMMAPLRDGVSNAAVVSAKLKLFVFGGTSIHRDRVSKVQFYDPHENRWSIKAECPQPWRYTAAAVLGSQIFIMGGDTEFTAASAYRFDCETNLWTRIGDMTAKRMSCHALASGNKVYVVGGYFGTQRCKTLDCYDPTSDSWNSITSVPYSLIPTAFVSTWKHLPA from the coding sequence ctctAACTGTCATCATGTCTGTCAGCGTCCATGAAAATCGCAAATCACGCACCAGTACTGGATCCATGAATATCTCATTATATCATAAACTGTCCCATTCTGAGTGTGTTCTAAACCACCTCAATACCATGCGGAAGCAGCGGCTCTTTACTGACATGACCCTGTGGGCTGGAAACAGATCGTTCCCCTGTCATCGTGCGGTGCTGGCAGCCTGCAGTCCCTACTTTGAGGCCATGTTCAGCAATGGCTTGAGGGAGAGCTTGGATAACACAGTGAATTTCCACAACAGCCTCCACCCAGAAGTACTGGAACTGTTACTTGACTTTGCATATTCTTCCAAAATTATCATCAATGAAGAAAACGCAGAATCTCTTCTGGAAGCCGGAGACATGCTACAGTTTCACGATGTGCGAGACGCAGCTTGTGAGTTTTTAGAAAAGAACCTTTATCCCTCTAACTGTTTGGGAATGATGATTTTGTCTGATGCACATCAGTGCCAGAGACTGTACGAGTTGTCTTTGAGAATGTGCTTGTCCAACTTTGCAACTCTGCACAACACAGAAGACTTCAGCAGTCTTTCCAAGGATATGTTGCTCGACTTGATCTCCAGCGATGAACTTGAGATTGAGGATGAGCAGGTGGTGTTTAATGCTGTTCTTCACTGGGTAAAGGAGGACTTGGACAAAAGGAAAGATTATTTTCCAGAACTGTTGAGAAATGTAAGGCTGGCTTTGCTCCCTTCGGAATTGCTGAAGGAAGCTGTGGTTTGCGAGGATTTAATTATTGCAGATGAGAGAAGCAAATTAATAATGGATGAAGCTGTTCAATGCAAGAAGAAGATACTTCAAAACGATGGAGTAGTTACAAGTCTGTGTGCTAAGCCGCGTAAAGCCGGTCATACCTTACTCATTTTAGGAGGACAGACTTTTATGTGCGATAAGATTTATCAGCTTGATCACAAGGccaaagaaattattccaaaGGCTGATCTTCCAAGTCCAAGGAAAGAGTTCAGTGCCTGTGCTATTGGGTGCAAGGTCTACATAACCGGTGGGCGCGGTTCTGAAAATGGAGTTTCCAAAGATGTTTGGGTTTATGATACGATCCAtgaagaatggtcaaagtcagcCCCAATGCTAATCGCAAGGTTCGGACATGGCTCCGCTGAGCTGGATAACTGCCTTTATGTGGTTGGTGGGCACACAGCAGTTGCAGGAGTTTTCCCTGCCTCTCCATCAGTGTCAttaaaacaagttgaaaagtatGATCCATTACCCAATAAATGGACAATGATGGCGCCATTGAGGGATGGTGTAAGTAATGCAGCTGTGGTCAGTGCTAAGCTTAAGCTCTTTGTATTTGGAGGCACCAGTATCCATCGAGATAGAGTCTCCAAGGTTCAATTTTACGACCCTCATGAGAACCGATGGAGTATTAAAGCGGAATGCCCACAGCCATGGCGTTACACTGCTGCAGCCGTGCTAGGGAGTCAGATTTTTATTATGGGGGGTGATACAGAATTTACTGCGGCCTCTGCGTATCGCTTTGATTGTGAGACCAACCTATGGACAAGAATAGGAGATATGACTGCAAAACGGATGTCCTGCCATGCATTGGCTTCAGGGAATAAAGTCTACGTGGTAGGAGGTTACTTCGGAACTCAACGGTGTAAAACTCTAGACTGTTATGATCCAACTTCAGACTCCTGGAATAGCATCACCTCAGTGCCTTATTCTCTCATACCTACTGCTTTTGTTAGTACTTGGAAGCATTTGCCGGCATGA
- the klhl25.L gene encoding kelch-like protein 25 has product MSVSVHENRKSRTSTGSMNISLYHKLSHSECVLNHLNTMRKQRLFTDMTLWAGNRSFPCHRAVLAACSPYFEAMFSNGLRESLDNTVNFHNSLHPEVLELLLDFAYSSKIIINEENAESLLEAGDMLQFHDVRDAACEFLEKNLYPSNCLGMMILSDAHQCQRLYELSLRMCLSNFATLHNTEDFSSLSKDMLLDLISSDELEIEDEQVVFNAVLHWVKEDLDKRKDYFPELLRNVRLALLPSELLKEAVVCEDLIIADERSKLIMDEAVQCKKKILQNDGVVTSLCAKPRKAGHTLLILGGQTFMCDKIYQLDHKAKEIIPKADLPSPRKEFSACAIGCKVYITGGRGSENGVSKDVWVYDTIHEEWSKSAPMLIARFGHGSAELDNCLYVVGGHTAVAGVFPASPSVSLKQVEKYDPLPNKWTMMAPLRDGVSNAAVVSAKLKLFVFGGTSIHRDRVSKVQFYDPHENRWSIKAECPQPWRYTAAAVLGSQIFIMGGDTEFTAASAYRFDCETNLWTRIGDMTAKRMSCHALASGNKVYVVGGYFGTQRCKTLDCYDPTSDSWNSITSVPYSLIPTAFVSTWKHLPA; this is encoded by the coding sequence ATGTCTGTCAGCGTCCATGAAAATCGCAAATCACGCACCAGTACTGGATCCATGAATATCTCATTATATCATAAACTGTCCCATTCTGAGTGTGTTCTAAACCACCTCAATACCATGCGGAAGCAGCGGCTCTTTACTGACATGACCCTGTGGGCTGGAAACAGATCGTTCCCCTGTCATCGTGCGGTGCTGGCAGCCTGCAGTCCCTACTTTGAGGCCATGTTCAGCAATGGCTTGAGGGAGAGCTTGGATAACACAGTGAATTTCCACAACAGCCTCCACCCAGAAGTACTGGAACTGTTACTTGACTTTGCATATTCTTCCAAAATTATCATCAATGAAGAAAACGCAGAATCTCTTCTGGAAGCCGGAGACATGCTACAGTTTCACGATGTGCGAGACGCAGCTTGTGAGTTTTTAGAAAAGAACCTTTATCCCTCTAACTGTTTGGGAATGATGATTTTGTCTGATGCACATCAGTGCCAGAGACTGTACGAGTTGTCTTTGAGAATGTGCTTGTCCAACTTTGCAACTCTGCACAACACAGAAGACTTCAGCAGTCTTTCCAAGGATATGTTGCTCGACTTGATCTCCAGCGATGAACTTGAGATTGAGGATGAGCAGGTGGTGTTTAATGCTGTTCTTCACTGGGTAAAGGAGGACTTGGACAAAAGGAAAGATTATTTTCCAGAACTGTTGAGAAATGTAAGGCTGGCTTTGCTCCCTTCGGAATTGCTGAAGGAAGCTGTGGTTTGCGAGGATTTAATTATTGCAGATGAGAGAAGCAAATTAATAATGGATGAAGCTGTTCAATGCAAGAAGAAGATACTTCAAAACGATGGAGTAGTTACAAGTCTGTGTGCTAAGCCGCGTAAAGCCGGTCATACCTTACTCATTTTAGGAGGACAGACTTTTATGTGCGATAAGATTTATCAGCTTGATCACAAGGccaaagaaattattccaaaGGCTGATCTTCCAAGTCCAAGGAAAGAGTTCAGTGCCTGTGCTATTGGGTGCAAGGTCTACATAACCGGTGGGCGCGGTTCTGAAAATGGAGTTTCCAAAGATGTTTGGGTTTATGATACGATCCAtgaagaatggtcaaagtcagcCCCAATGCTAATCGCAAGGTTCGGACATGGCTCCGCTGAGCTGGATAACTGCCTTTATGTGGTTGGTGGGCACACAGCAGTTGCAGGAGTTTTCCCTGCCTCTCCATCAGTGTCAttaaaacaagttgaaaagtatGATCCATTACCCAATAAATGGACAATGATGGCGCCATTGAGGGATGGTGTAAGTAATGCAGCTGTGGTCAGTGCTAAGCTTAAGCTCTTTGTATTTGGAGGCACCAGTATCCATCGAGATAGAGTCTCCAAGGTTCAATTTTACGACCCTCATGAGAACCGATGGAGTATTAAAGCGGAATGCCCACAGCCATGGCGTTACACTGCTGCAGCCGTGCTAGGGAGTCAGATTTTTATTATGGGGGGTGATACAGAATTTACTGCGGCCTCTGCGTATCGCTTTGATTGTGAGACCAACCTATGGACAAGAATAGGAGATATGACTGCAAAACGGATGTCCTGCCATGCATTGGCTTCAGGGAATAAAGTCTACGTGGTAGGAGGTTACTTCGGAACTCAACGGTGTAAAACTCTAGACTGTTATGATCCAACTTCAGACTCCTGGAATAGCATCACCTCAGTGCCTTATTCTCTCATACCTACTGCTTTTGTTAGTACTTGGAAGCATTTGCCGGCATGA